The following are encoded in a window of Castanea sativa cultivar Marrone di Chiusa Pesio chromosome 5, ASM4071231v1 genomic DNA:
- the LOC142634762 gene encoding ubiquitin C-terminal hydrolase 12-like, with amino-acid sequence MKFTWTIDNFTRLNTKKHYSEVFVIGSYKWRILVFPKGNNVDHLSMYLDVTDSSTLPYGWSRYAQFSLAVVNQVHSKLVRFVILSFKAKGFLSDGTCDFSYQCHVALSNNY; translated from the exons ATGAAATTCACGTGGACAATTGATAATTTCACTAGGTTGAATACCAAGAAGCACTATTCGGAGGTTTTTGTCATTGGCAGTTATAAAtg GAGGATACTTGTTTTTCCGAAAGGGAACAATGTGGATCATTTGTCAATGTATTTGGATGTCACTGATTCGTCCACATTGCCTTATGGCTGGAGTAGATACGCTCAATTCAGCTTGGCTGTGGTTAATCAGGTTCACAGCAA GCTTGTGCGTTTTGTCATTTTGTCATTTAAGGCAAAGGGTTTTTTGTCTGATGGAACTTGTGATTTCTCCTATCAGTGTCATGTTGCATTGTCAAATAATTATTGA
- the LOC142634763 gene encoding uncharacterized protein LOC142634763, which yields MRSKKRNATASPSHPPPSDVDDRSLTITKEVNDAIDELYNGHPTEALNLVKSTLSRHPNSALAHGALSFIHLKISYLATIIDSYRPKMLEHIKRSVDSSKRAVQLCQDSLSFWFFHASALMALAKNDANAGFEAVIEACDTGLAIQYPTVIDYSFEIYKDNNPESWLTQSQIELHRKKLWLLKLESKYFIDTKFLEIIKNEIQELQGRKEEIEERAIALRENLKKVLNDETVATRVKDYWNETMSMELKKDLLRIRIKSLKLHFDKKKSPEAVAVVMQAVEYVKAAKNWKFWTCCCCGERFFDVKWSAEHLKSVHLGTLSDELQSVEPKIVSDSVHDSVKSRKWGPVDVVAAVKMMEDLSRKEGGDEVFLKQKWPYCIDRERDAIINKIRELLDQFLSIRCFVQSHVQALMDSIMEILKKRIPEQLLKEHCLNRTLLSACFLDISELNRVFEFLDDLSNICGLHGLCKSLVNDEVRGEPYEKLGFNEDFSFVEFDKRMLSGQLVVPNDGAAVTSSAVDEIELNDDEHKDAIVDWLLKGGTNIGEQLKQWKNLIETCRSQGKEFFKIYEAEFHWMQNICEKKIEYLRDIKEFQNLESICVEEDKRREEFGNEPLSYESLLSKRERQIKNTNDENFESDIIWKILAGQHVDNEINLEIKRLIDEMAHPVDNEIKLEIKRMIDEMAAKLYKFDAIIRTTTIAMQQTAKKIDAVTACDYRSILVPLLKSFMRAQLEDLANKDAKEKNKAVEEALLSEFELDDKKKTDKGGGNARQGKRKSKDKKKKKDKRRPKELKTLDMKELELKGEIKPKDSVNEMGISEATGGSEEKQENVEQISFPAAHDGNDPTNPKIVAPVTTDELEQEELKLTPEEEKEQRMLEEHLEYQRQIENEAKQKRLAELNKAGSSKGNMEKMFLRRINFDDFHWKYFYQARGVKLDEKLCKLQQELHLTPYNLNLTRPS from the exons ATGAGAAGCAAGAAACGCAATGCAACTGCTTCTCCTTCTCACCCTCCACCGTCTGATGTTGATGATCGATCACTCACCATCACCAAAGAAGTCAATGACGCCATTGATGAGCTTTACAATGGGCATCCAACCGAAGCCCTCAATCTTGTCAAGTCCACCCTATCCCGCCACCCAAACTCCGCCCTTGCACACGGCGCCCTCAGCTTCATCCACTTAAAAATCTCGTATTTAGCCACCATCATCGACAGTTACCGCCCCAAGATGCTCGAACATATCAAGAGATCCGTCGACTCATCTAAGCGAGCTGTGCAGTTATGTCAAGACTCCCTCTCCTTCTGGTTCTTCCACGCTTCCGCACTCATGGCATTAGCCAAAAACGACGCCAATGCTGGCTTCGAAGCCGTAATTGAAGCATGTGATACCGGTTTAGCCATCCAATACCCCACCGTGATCGACTATAGCTTTGAAATTTACAAGGACAACAACCCCGAAAGTTGGCTCACACAGTCCCAAATTGAATTACACAGAAAGAAACTCTGGCTACTCAAATTGGAAAGCAAGTATTTCATTGACACTAAATTTTTAGAAATCATAAAGAATGAGATTCAAGAACTACAAGGAAGAAAGGAAGAGATCGAAGAGAGAGCTATTGCGTTGAGGGAGAACCTCAAGAAAGTGTTGAACGATGAAACTGTGGCGACCCGAGTCAAGGATTACTGGAATGAAACGATGAGTATGGAGCTAAAGAAGGATTTGTTGAGGATTCGAATCAAAAGCCTTAAACTGCattttgataagaaaaaatCACCGGAGGCTGTGGCGGTGGTGATGCAAGCGGTGGAGTACGTGAAGGCGGCGAAGAATTGGAAGTTTTGGACGTGTTGTTGTTGTGGCGAGAGGTTTTTTGACGTAAAATGGAGTGCAGAGCATCTGAAGAGTGTGCATTTAGGGACTTTATCCGATGAGTTACAATCTGTAGAGCCGAAAATTGTATCTGATTCAGTCCATGACTCTGTTAAATCAAGAAAATGGGGACCCGTGGATGTGGTCGCCGCTGTGAAAATGATGGAAGATTTGTCAAGAAAAGAGGGTGGAGATGAAGTTTTCTTGAAACAAAAATGGCCTTATTGCATCGATAGGGAACGTGATGCAATCATTAATAAAATCCGAGAACTATTAGACCAGTTCTTGAGCATTAGATGTTTCGTTCAGAGCCATGTTCAAGCGTTAATGGACTCGATAATGGAAATCCTGAAGAAGCGAATCCCGGAACAGTTGCTTAAGGAACATTGTTTGAACCGCACTCTGCTCTCAGCATGCTTTCTTGACATCTCAGAGCTTAATCGTGTGTTCGAGTTCTTGGATGATCTCAGCAATATTTGTGGGTTACACGGGCTCTGCAAGAGTCTTGTGAATGATGAGGTTAGAGGTGAGCCATATGAGAAGCTTGGTTTTAATGAGGACTTCTCTTTTGTAGAATTCGACAAGAGAATGTTGAGTGGACAGCTTGTTGTGCCAAATGATGGAGCTGCTGTTACTTCTAGTGCGGTTGATGAAATCGAATTAAATGATGATGAACATAAAGATGCTATTGTGGATTGGTTATTGAAGGGAGGAACTAATATTGGGGAGCAATTGAAGCAGTGGAAAAATTTGATAGAAACTTGTAGAAGTCAAGGGAAAGAGTTTTTCAAGATCTACGAGGCTGAATTTCACTGGATGCAGAAtatttgtgagaaaaaaatagagtaCTTGAGAGACATTAAggaatttcagaatttggagAGTATATGTGTTGAAGAAGATAAGAGAAGGGAAGAGTTTGGGAACGAACCATTGAGTTATGAGTCTCTCTTATCAAAGCGGGAGAGACAGATTAAGAACACAAATGATGAGAATTTTGAGTCAGATATCATATGGAAAATTTTGGCAGGACAGCATGTGGACAATGAAATAAATTTGGAGATTAAAAGGCTGATTGATGAGATGGCACATCCTGTggacaatgaaataaaattggagATTAAAAGGATGATTGATGAGATGGCAGCAAAG CTTTACAAATTTGATGCTATAATCAGGACAACTACTATTGCTATGCAGCAGACAGCTAAGAAAATTGATGCGGTAACTGCTTGTGATTACAGATCAATTTTGGTGCCCCTGCTGAAGTCATTCATGCGG GCACAACTGGAAGATTTGGCCAACAAAGATGCAAAAGAGAAGAATAAGGCTGTAGAAGAAGCATTATTATCAGAATTTGAACTTGATGACAAGAAAAAGACTGACAAAGGAGGTGGTAATGCAAGACAAGGAAAGAGAAAAtcaaaggataaaaaaaagaaaaaggataaaagaaGGCCCAAGGAATTAAAG ACTTTGGATATGAAGGAGCTAGAGTTAAAAGGTGaaataaaaccaaaagataGTGTAAATGAAATGGGTATTTCTGAG GCAACTGGAGGTAGCGAGGAGAAACAGGAGAATGTGGAGCAAAt TTCTTTTCCAGCTGCACATGATGGAAATGATCCTACTAATCCCAAGATTGTTGCTCCTGTAACCACTGATGAATTGGAGCAAGAGGAACTGAAACTTACACCTGAGGAGGAGAAAGAGCAAAGAATGCTTGAAGAGCATTTAGAGTATCAGAGGCAGATTGAGAATGAGGCCAAACAAAAGCGCCTTGCTGAGCTAAATAAAGCTGGAAGCAGTAAAGGAAATATGGAAAAAATGTTCCTTAGACGCATCAACTTTGATGACTTTCACtggaaatatttttatcaagctcGGGGTGTCAAATTGGATGAGAAATTATGCAAACTTCAACAAGAGTTGCACCTTACCCCATATAACTTGAATCTGACTAGGCCAAGTTAG